The following coding sequences are from one Longimicrobiaceae bacterium window:
- the fliN gene encoding flagellar motor switch protein FliN encodes MSDIEAMNKLTEPPVSANFAELADGEATDGEVSINMLLDLTLPVSVELGRTSMLVQDILRLGRGSVIQLERLAGEPIDIYVGDRRFAEGEVVVLGEQFGIRITRIVSQVTGAEA; translated from the coding sequence ATGTCTGACATCGAAGCGATGAACAAGCTGACCGAGCCCCCCGTGTCCGCAAACTTCGCGGAGCTCGCGGATGGCGAGGCGACGGACGGCGAGGTCTCCATCAACATGCTCCTCGACCTCACCCTGCCGGTCTCCGTCGAGCTGGGGCGAACCAGCATGCTGGTGCAGGACATCCTGCGCCTCGGGCGGGGCTCGGTGATCCAGCTCGAGCGCCTCGCGGGCGAGCCGATCGACATCTACGTCGGTGACCGGCGCTTTGCCGAAGGCGAGGTGGTGGTGCTGGGTGAGCAGTTCGGCATCCGCATCACCCGGATCGTGTCCCAGGTGACCGGCGCCGAAGCCTGA
- the fliP gene encoding flagellar type III secretion system pore protein FliP (The bacterial flagellar biogenesis protein FliP forms a type III secretion system (T3SS)-type pore required for flagellar assembly.): protein MSFAAVGSIVFSLVLVLALVGIGARLAQRFAGRIGSGRGRLPLEVVQRVALGPKQGVAIVRIGERALAVSMGEGGVRTLMELDEGSVRAITAPAEAAPPPLRAVPSFREALGSAVRSALRGAAIFAAISLALSASPAEAQQAQQVESITSVSTPDVERIDQAITRVAPTIDLRVGDEAEGGLRLSGTVGVVVMMGLLTLLPTLILMMTSFTRILVVLHFLRQALGTQSAPPAHLVAALALLLSGFVMAPTLREVNQTAIRPWLDGEIQQAEMMKTGVVPFREFMADQVRERDLAMFMDLAEVPAVRSVDEVPLVVLVSAFVTSELRTAFQIGFALFLPFIIIDLVVAAVLMSMGMFMLPPAMVSLPVKLLLFVLVDGWSLIVQGLISSFR, encoded by the coding sequence ATGAGCTTTGCCGCGGTCGGGAGCATCGTCTTCTCCCTGGTCCTGGTTCTGGCACTGGTCGGGATCGGCGCACGGCTGGCGCAGCGCTTCGCGGGCCGCATCGGCTCGGGTCGCGGTCGGCTGCCGCTCGAGGTGGTGCAGCGCGTGGCGTTGGGGCCGAAGCAGGGAGTCGCCATCGTCCGCATCGGCGAGCGTGCGCTCGCCGTGTCGATGGGGGAGGGTGGCGTGCGAACGTTGATGGAGCTGGACGAGGGGAGCGTCCGCGCCATCACCGCACCCGCCGAAGCGGCGCCGCCGCCGCTCCGTGCCGTGCCGAGCTTCCGCGAGGCCCTGGGGTCCGCTGTCCGCTCCGCGTTGCGCGGCGCGGCGATCTTCGCGGCCATCTCGCTCGCGCTGAGCGCGAGTCCCGCCGAAGCGCAGCAGGCCCAGCAGGTGGAGTCGATCACCAGCGTCTCCACCCCCGACGTGGAGCGGATCGACCAGGCTATTACCCGTGTGGCGCCGACCATCGACCTGCGGGTAGGTGACGAGGCGGAAGGTGGGCTGCGGCTGAGTGGCACCGTGGGCGTGGTGGTGATGATGGGGCTGCTGACGCTCCTGCCCACCCTGATCCTGATGATGACCAGCTTCACCCGCATCCTGGTCGTCCTCCACTTCCTGCGGCAGGCGCTGGGGACGCAGAGCGCCCCGCCCGCTCACCTGGTCGCGGCGCTGGCGCTGCTGCTCAGCGGCTTCGTCATGGCGCCCACCCTCCGTGAGGTGAATCAGACCGCCATCCGCCCCTGGCTCGACGGCGAAATCCAGCAGGCGGAGATGATGAAGACCGGCGTCGTTCCGTTCCGCGAGTTCATGGCGGATCAGGTGCGCGAGCGCGACCTCGCGATGTTCATGGATCTGGCCGAGGTGCCCGCGGTGCGTAGCGTCGACGAGGTGCCGCTCGTGGTGCTGGTCTCCGCCTTCGTCACCAGCGAGCTGCGCACCGCCTTCCAGATCGGCTTCGCGCTCTTTCTCCCCTTTATCATCATCGACCTCGTGGTCGCGGCGGTGCTGATGAGCATGGGGATGTTCATGCTCCCGCCGGCGATGGTCTCCCTGCCGGTGAAGCTCCTTCTCTTCGTCCTCGTGGACGGGTGGTCCCTGATCGTACAGGGGCTGATTTCCAGCTTCCGCTAG
- the fliQ gene encoding flagellar biosynthesis protein FliQ: MSQGMVIDLARNAVMLALLVGGPLMVVALVVGLLVSVLQAVTQIQEQTLSFVPKLIAVSIAFLVALPWMIEMMVRYTTDLFRSIPVIAS; this comes from the coding sequence ATGTCGCAGGGAATGGTGATCGATCTCGCGCGTAACGCGGTGATGCTGGCGCTTCTGGTGGGCGGCCCGCTGATGGTCGTGGCGCTGGTGGTCGGCCTCCTCGTGAGCGTGCTGCAGGCCGTGACTCAGATCCAGGAGCAGACCCTTTCCTTCGTGCCGAAGCTGATCGCGGTCTCGATCGCTTTCCTGGTCGCGCTGCCCTGGATGATCGAGATGATGGTCCGCTACACGACGGACCTGTTCCGCAGCATTCCGGTGATCGCCTCGTGA
- the fliR gene encoding flagellar biosynthetic protein FliR: MTHSPADLLTPAAVNALLLLAFRLGGMLLVAPMFSSRTVPVMVRTSLLIVLTWFLAPVAVGAAGAGAPSLTPLNALTETMVGFAIGLGAAVLLAGAEAAGEILSLSIGLSGAAALDPVSHASLPVMGQFTNLFALTLLLSLDGHIGMLDALAATLRFLPVGAVVEGADGLIAMVALGSRLFLLGLQFAAPVVMVVMLANLALGVLSRAAPQMNILAVAFPVQIGLGLIALFASLPLIATFFTGWDRVYDEVISQVLFALSGGRR, from the coding sequence GTGACGCACTCCCCCGCCGACCTGCTCACCCCAGCGGCCGTGAACGCGCTGCTTCTACTCGCCTTTCGGCTGGGCGGGATGCTGCTCGTCGCGCCGATGTTCTCGTCGCGCACGGTGCCGGTGATGGTCCGCACGTCCCTGTTGATCGTGCTGACCTGGTTCCTGGCTCCGGTGGCGGTCGGTGCGGCAGGCGCAGGCGCTCCCTCGCTCACCCCGCTGAACGCCCTCACCGAGACGATGGTGGGGTTCGCAATCGGTCTGGGGGCGGCGGTGCTCCTGGCGGGCGCCGAGGCGGCGGGCGAGATCCTCTCGCTTTCCATTGGTCTGTCAGGCGCCGCCGCGCTGGATCCGGTCAGCCACGCGTCGCTGCCGGTGATGGGCCAGTTCACGAACCTCTTCGCGCTGACGCTCCTGCTGTCGCTCGACGGCCATATCGGGATGCTCGACGCCCTGGCGGCGACCCTGCGCTTCCTTCCGGTGGGCGCGGTGGTAGAGGGCGCCGACGGGCTGATCGCCATGGTTGCACTGGGCTCACGGCTGTTCCTGCTCGGGCTCCAGTTCGCGGCTCCGGTCGTCATGGTAGTCATGCTGGCCAACCTGGCCCTCGGCGTGCTCAGCCGCGCCGCGCCCCAGATGAACATTCTGGCGGTCGCCTTTCCGGTACAGATCGGTCTGGGGCTGATCGCGCTGTTCGCCTCGCTGCCGCTGATCGCGACCTTCTTCACGGGCTGGGATCGCGTCTACGACGAGGTCATCAGCCAGGTCCTCTTCGCGCTGTCCGGAGGGAGGCGCTGA
- the flhB gene encoding flagellar biosynthesis protein FlhB: MADREDRTEEATPRKREDARQEGRVPRSQELTTAMLFLAAAGILYGLGPALARGVASTVTYGMMSATSSLLNEQGAVEFIRQIGWKLLAAMSAFLLATSGAALGVSAVQARGVLTLKPLEPKWERLNPIPNARRIFGLQSLMELCKSLLKLLVIGLMLYFALRNAWSDGLALAQQSPRQLVEVLLRYSVRVLMTVGIAYLALALADYTWQIWQHERDLRMTKQEVKQEHRENEGDPMLKARRLSMGRSLARRQMFQEVPNADVVVTNPTHIAVALRYDPARADAPIVVAMGQRKVAERIKRIAREAGVPTIENKPLARALLASAKVGMMIPAELYVAVAEILAFVYSRRGDPRRERGYA, encoded by the coding sequence ATGGCGGATCGGGAGGATCGCACAGAGGAAGCAACCCCCCGGAAACGGGAGGATGCACGTCAGGAAGGACGGGTTCCCCGCAGCCAGGAGCTCACCACCGCGATGCTATTCCTGGCTGCGGCGGGGATTCTGTACGGACTCGGTCCGGCGCTCGCCCGCGGGGTCGCCTCCACGGTGACCTACGGGATGATGTCGGCCACCTCGTCCCTGCTCAACGAGCAGGGGGCGGTGGAGTTCATCCGGCAGATCGGCTGGAAGCTGCTGGCGGCCATGTCCGCCTTCCTGCTGGCGACAAGCGGCGCGGCGCTGGGGGTGTCCGCGGTTCAGGCGCGCGGAGTTCTCACGCTGAAGCCGCTCGAGCCAAAGTGGGAGCGCCTCAACCCGATCCCCAACGCCCGGCGCATCTTCGGTCTGCAGAGCCTGATGGAGCTCTGCAAGTCGCTGCTGAAGCTGCTGGTGATCGGTCTGATGCTCTACTTCGCGCTGCGAAACGCGTGGAGTGACGGCCTCGCCCTCGCCCAGCAGTCGCCGCGCCAGCTCGTGGAGGTGCTGCTCCGGTACTCCGTCCGTGTGCTGATGACCGTGGGGATCGCCTACCTCGCGCTCGCCCTCGCCGATTACACCTGGCAGATCTGGCAGCACGAGAGAGATCTGCGGATGACCAAGCAGGAGGTGAAGCAGGAGCACCGCGAGAACGAAGGCGACCCGATGCTCAAGGCCCGCCGTCTGTCGATGGGACGATCGCTGGCCCGGCGGCAGATGTTCCAGGAGGTGCCGAACGCCGACGTGGTGGTCACCAACCCGACGCACATCGCCGTCGCGTTGCGCTATGACCCCGCCCGCGCCGACGCCCCCATCGTGGTGGCGATGGGGCAGCGGAAGGTGGCCGAGCGCATCAAGCGGATCGCCCGCGAGGCGGGGGTTCCCACGATCGAGAACAAGCCGCTCGCGCGCGCCCTGCTCGCCAGTGCGAAGGTCGGCATGATGATCCCGGCAGAGCTGTACGTGGCGGTCGCCGAGATCCTCGCCTTCGTCTACAGCCGACGCGGCGACCCGCGGCGTGAGAGAGGGTACGCGTGA
- the flhA gene encoding flagellar biosynthesis protein FlhA gives MSTAAVGILPPVLASRRNAEVGMAIAVVLVIALLIVPLPAFLLDLCLALSISLSLVVLLVALYTTDPLEFSAFPALILLLTLFRLSLNVASTRLILSEGEAGAVIEAFGQFVIGGNYVVGLVIFLILVGINFIVITKGAGRVAEVAARFTLDAMPGRQMAIDADLSAGLIDEVEAKRRREEITRAADFYGAMDGSSKFVKGDAIAGLLITAINILGGIFVGMGQRGMPLSRALTEYTILTVGDGLISQIPALIVSTAAGIMVTHASGGLRVGPALASQLSAHPRALWISSGVMATFAVVPGLPTLPFLTLAGGTALLARAATASEKLRLARAEEAEAIEQEPAVEESPLRDLLQLDPIELEVGYAVIPLIDEGQGGDLLERISLLRKQAALELGILIPPVRIRDDLRLPANEYVIKLRGAEIARAEVMPRFLLALDTGGVLRPIEGIETVDPSFGMPARWIAATKRGEAESLGYVVVEPSTVVATHLMEVLKGNAADLLGRQDVQEMLDALRKTHPALVDDMVPNRVSLGLLHRVLQRLLKERIPIRDLVTILEALGDAAEGTKDPEVLTEHVRRALSNVIARLYMDSSGSIRGITVGPRLEAALMGLFSPRAGQSNQTLLNPDSLAALLRDLSQLAATHSTDGRPVPLITPPGLRVGIRRLIEPVLPALPVVSIGELPPHVNLNSVATWEMV, from the coding sequence GTGAGCACCGCCGCCGTGGGGATCCTGCCGCCGGTGCTTGCCAGCCGGCGGAACGCGGAAGTGGGGATGGCGATCGCAGTGGTGCTCGTCATCGCCCTGCTGATCGTTCCACTGCCGGCCTTCCTGCTGGACCTCTGCCTGGCGCTGAGCATCAGCCTCAGCCTGGTGGTGCTGCTGGTCGCGCTCTACACGACCGACCCGCTGGAATTCAGTGCCTTCCCGGCGCTGATCCTCCTGCTCACACTGTTCCGTCTGTCGCTGAACGTCGCCAGCACGCGGCTGATCCTGTCCGAGGGCGAGGCGGGCGCGGTGATCGAGGCCTTCGGTCAGTTCGTGATCGGCGGCAATTACGTCGTCGGCCTGGTGATCTTCCTGATCCTGGTCGGGATCAACTTCATCGTGATCACCAAGGGTGCGGGCCGCGTGGCCGAAGTCGCGGCGCGTTTCACCCTCGATGCGATGCCCGGCCGGCAGATGGCGATCGACGCCGACCTCAGCGCCGGCCTGATCGACGAGGTAGAGGCGAAGCGACGGCGCGAGGAGATCACGCGCGCGGCGGACTTCTACGGCGCCATGGACGGCTCCTCGAAGTTCGTGAAGGGAGACGCCATCGCCGGGCTGCTGATCACGGCCATCAACATCCTCGGTGGGATCTTCGTCGGGATGGGGCAGCGGGGTATGCCGCTGTCGCGCGCGCTCACGGAGTACACGATTCTGACCGTCGGCGACGGGCTCATCTCGCAGATCCCGGCGCTGATCGTCAGCACCGCCGCCGGCATCATGGTGACGCACGCCTCGGGCGGCCTCCGTGTGGGTCCCGCGCTGGCGAGCCAGCTCAGCGCGCACCCGCGGGCATTGTGGATCTCCTCGGGGGTGATGGCGACCTTCGCGGTCGTTCCCGGCCTGCCTACCCTCCCCTTTCTCACGCTGGCGGGCGGTACCGCGCTGCTCGCCCGCGCCGCGACGGCGAGCGAGAAGCTGCGACTGGCACGGGCGGAGGAAGCGGAAGCCATCGAGCAGGAGCCGGCGGTCGAGGAGAGCCCGCTGCGCGACCTGCTGCAGCTCGATCCGATCGAGCTCGAAGTTGGTTACGCGGTGATTCCGCTGATCGACGAGGGTCAGGGCGGCGACCTGCTGGAGCGCATTTCCCTGCTGCGGAAGCAGGCCGCGCTGGAGCTGGGAATCCTGATCCCGCCGGTGCGCATCCGCGACGACCTGCGACTTCCCGCCAACGAGTACGTCATCAAGCTGCGCGGCGCCGAGATCGCCCGCGCCGAGGTGATGCCGCGCTTCCTTCTCGCCCTGGATACGGGCGGGGTCTTACGCCCGATCGAGGGGATCGAGACGGTCGATCCCAGCTTCGGCATGCCCGCGCGCTGGATCGCCGCCACCAAGCGGGGAGAGGCGGAGTCGCTCGGCTATGTGGTGGTAGAGCCGTCCACGGTGGTGGCGACTCACCTGATGGAGGTGCTGAAAGGCAACGCGGCGGATCTCCTCGGGCGGCAGGACGTGCAGGAGATGCTGGATGCGCTGCGGAAGACGCATCCCGCGCTGGTCGACGACATGGTGCCCAACCGGGTCTCGCTCGGGCTGCTGCACCGCGTGCTTCAGCGGCTGCTGAAGGAGCGCATCCCCATTCGCGACCTGGTGACCATTCTCGAGGCGCTGGGGGACGCCGCGGAAGGGACGAAGGATCCCGAGGTGCTCACCGAGCACGTCCGCCGGGCGCTCTCCAACGTGATCGCGCGCCTGTACATGGACAGCTCGGGTTCGATCCGGGGGATCACGGTGGGCCCGCGGCTCGAGGCGGCGCTCATGGGCCTCTTCAGCCCCCGCGCCGGCCAGTCGAACCAGACCCTGCTGAATCCGGATTCGCTCGCGGCGCTGCTGCGCGACCTGTCGCAGCTGGCGGCGACCCACTCGACCGACGGTCGTCCCGTGCCGCTGATCACGCCGCCCGGCCTGCGCGTCGGCATCCGCCGCCTCATCGAGCCCGTGCTCCCCGCGCTCCCGGTGGTCTCCATCGGCGAGCTGCCACCGCACGTGAATCTCAATAGTGTGGCGACGTGGGAAATGGTATGA
- a CDS encoding cellulose synthase operon protein YhjQ/BcsQ, with protein sequence MSTQLEALRRQRSVRPFLSSRGDERSPVVFASGKGGSGTSTLAALLAVGAAGEGLRVLLVDGSAGIGSLHLYLGTEAGRGWAALKEGASPEELLVAVAERLTLLPSGEATAASAVSAAERQALFRRLAPLFPAYDLVVVDGGSRVESVMAACAAGASRLVAVTTPDRVSLAATYALVKVALARMPDLSVAVLANRGGDGAGESIRAAAVRFLDRTVDAVGAIPDDECLRAGINAGMNLQDAATGSPAAAAIIKAGSRFVRGLRAGSAAGETLQLSRRSFP encoded by the coding sequence ATGAGCACGCAGCTCGAGGCTCTGCGCCGGCAACGCTCCGTACGCCCGTTCCTGTCCTCACGCGGGGATGAACGGAGTCCGGTCGTCTTCGCCAGCGGGAAGGGTGGAAGCGGCACCTCCACGCTGGCCGCGCTGCTCGCAGTGGGTGCCGCCGGCGAGGGCCTGCGGGTTCTGCTGGTGGATGGCAGTGCGGGGATTGGCTCGCTGCACCTCTACCTGGGGACCGAGGCTGGTAGAGGTTGGGCCGCCCTGAAGGAAGGCGCTTCGCCGGAGGAACTGCTGGTGGCCGTAGCGGAGCGGCTCACCCTGCTCCCGAGCGGTGAGGCCACGGCCGCGAGCGCGGTCTCGGCCGCGGAAAGGCAGGCGCTCTTCCGCCGCCTCGCGCCGCTCTTCCCCGCCTACGACCTCGTGGTGGTGGACGGCGGCTCGCGCGTGGAGTCTGTGATGGCCGCATGCGCGGCCGGCGCTTCCCGGCTGGTGGCCGTCACCACGCCTGATCGGGTGTCGCTCGCCGCCACCTACGCGCTGGTCAAGGTGGCTCTCGCGCGCATGCCGGATCTGTCGGTGGCGGTCCTCGCGAACCGGGGTGGCGATGGGGCGGGCGAGAGTATTCGCGCGGCGGCGGTGCGCTTCCTCGACCGAACGGTGGATGCAGTGGGCGCCATCCCGGACGACGAGTGCCTGCGCGCGGGGATCAACGCGGGCATGAACCTACAGGACGCGGCGACGGGATCTCCGGCCGCCGCAGCAATCATCAAAGCGGGAAGTCGATTCGTGCGCGGTCTCCGTGCGGGTTCGGCGGCCGGCGAAACGCTACAACTCTCTCGGAGGTCGTTCCCATGA
- a CDS encoding FliA/WhiG family RNA polymerase sigma factor has protein sequence MNEASFPEQRPDGTLEPLARDRLLTEHLGLVHHVARQLSRRLAVEVDFDELVSAGTIGLMNAVDSFDPGRGLAFSTFAAPRIRGAILDELRRQDHVPRSIRRKSRDIAAAREGFTREHGYAPTDQELADQLQVDLKTFWRWQSEVEGAFFVPLDQPFNEDDRRSGTPMQSVPGVTGEMIEDDINHQQEVEVLREAIMGLKEQERIVLSLYYFEELKLHEIATILELTESRVSQIRSKAISKLRSEIGSLREQVA, from the coding sequence ATGAACGAGGCATCCTTCCCGGAACAGCGGCCGGACGGCACGCTGGAGCCGCTCGCGCGCGACCGTCTGCTCACCGAGCACCTCGGCCTGGTGCACCACGTGGCCCGGCAGCTCTCTCGCCGCCTGGCCGTGGAGGTCGATTTCGACGAGCTGGTCAGTGCCGGCACCATCGGCCTGATGAACGCCGTCGACTCGTTCGACCCTGGGCGCGGCCTCGCGTTCAGCACCTTCGCCGCCCCCCGGATTCGCGGCGCCATTCTGGACGAGTTGCGCCGCCAGGACCACGTACCGCGCTCGATCCGGCGCAAGAGCCGCGACATCGCAGCTGCGCGCGAGGGCTTCACCCGGGAGCACGGCTACGCCCCCACCGACCAGGAGCTGGCGGACCAGCTTCAGGTGGATCTGAAGACCTTCTGGCGGTGGCAGTCCGAGGTCGAGGGAGCCTTCTTCGTGCCGCTCGACCAGCCCTTCAACGAGGACGACCGCCGCTCCGGCACCCCCATGCAGAGCGTCCCCGGTGTGACCGGGGAGATGATCGAGGACGACATCAACCATCAGCAGGAGGTCGAAGTCCTCCGCGAAGCGATCATGGGGCTGAAGGAGCAGGAGCGCATCGTCCTCTCCCTCTACTACTTCGAGGAGCTGAAGCTGCACGAGATCGCGACCATTCTCGAGCTGACTGAATCGCGCGTCTCGCAGATTCGCTCCAAGGCGATCTCCAAGCTGCGCTCGGAGATCGGCTCTCTCCGGGAGCAGGTCGCATGA
- a CDS encoding flagellar hook basal-body protein — MSGPINGMRQAASAMRYWERRQEIVANNLANVDTTGFKAERVFARMLGDGMGPVADTRTDLRHGALQQTGSPLDLAIGGDGFFVVSTPAGERLTRGGSFRLDDEGRIVDANGNFLLAETGSVVVDGGAVEIDGSGEIRVDGKVVGTLRIETVPPGAELLHQEGTLFVPGDATIPIPAGDRQVRQGHLEDSNVSSIDALVDMISIQRAYSAAQKAMVTLDEVRGTIANDLAKPV, encoded by the coding sequence ATGAGCGGTCCGATCAACGGGATGAGGCAGGCGGCCAGTGCGATGCGCTACTGGGAGCGCCGCCAGGAGATCGTCGCGAACAACCTCGCGAACGTGGATACCACCGGCTTCAAGGCCGAGCGGGTTTTCGCGCGGATGCTTGGCGATGGGATGGGGCCCGTGGCGGATACCCGCACCGATCTCCGGCACGGTGCGCTCCAGCAGACGGGCTCCCCCCTCGATCTCGCTATTGGCGGCGACGGCTTCTTCGTCGTCTCCACGCCGGCCGGCGAGCGGCTCACGCGCGGCGGGAGCTTCCGCCTGGACGATGAAGGGAGAATCGTCGACGCGAACGGAAACTTCCTCCTGGCGGAGACCGGTTCCGTGGTCGTGGACGGTGGGGCGGTCGAAATCGATGGATCGGGGGAGATCCGGGTGGACGGCAAGGTCGTCGGCACCCTTCGGATCGAAACCGTCCCGCCCGGAGCGGAGCTGCTGCACCAGGAGGGGACCCTCTTCGTCCCCGGCGACGCCACGATACCGATCCCCGCGGGGGATCGCCAGGTACGCCAGGGCCACCTCGAGGATAGCAACGTCAGCTCGATTGACGCGCTGGTCGACATGATCTCGATCCAGCGCGCCTACTCCGCGGCTCAGAAGGCCATGGTCACCCTGGACGAGGTCCGGGGCACGATCGCGAACGATCTGGCGAAGCCGGTATGA
- the flgG gene encoding flagellar basal-body rod protein FlgG — translation MDPALRAAATGMRAQQTRTEVIANNLANVSTTGFKRSRAHFEDLLYQTVQGSSTVGQDAASTVPAIQVGRGTRLSAVQRLHTQGPLEQTDRPLDVAIEGEGFFQIELPNGTIGYTRDGSFTISDEGTLVTQSGYAVVPGIRVPDDASDIAISRTGIVTVQVAGEAGRMEEIGRIELARFANPTGLLALGENLYAETAASGEPVLGYPQEDGLGRLVQGSLEASNVEIVQEMVDMITAMRAYEVNSKSIRNSEEMLQIANSLVR, via the coding sequence ATGGATCCAGCACTTCGCGCCGCGGCAACCGGGATGCGGGCGCAGCAGACCCGCACCGAAGTCATCGCGAACAACCTCGCCAACGTCAGCACGACCGGGTTCAAGCGGAGCCGCGCGCACTTCGAGGACCTGCTCTACCAGACGGTGCAGGGGTCGAGCACGGTCGGGCAGGATGCCGCCTCCACCGTGCCCGCCATTCAGGTGGGGCGCGGCACGCGGCTCTCCGCGGTGCAGCGACTGCACACGCAGGGGCCGCTGGAGCAGACCGATCGCCCGCTCGACGTGGCCATCGAAGGCGAGGGCTTCTTCCAGATCGAGCTGCCCAACGGGACCATCGGCTACACCCGCGACGGCTCCTTCACCATCTCGGACGAGGGGACGCTGGTTACGCAGAGCGGGTACGCCGTGGTGCCCGGGATCCGCGTTCCGGACGACGCCTCCGACATCGCCATCTCCCGCACCGGCATCGTGACGGTGCAGGTCGCCGGCGAAGCCGGACGGATGGAGGAGATCGGACGGATCGAGCTGGCGCGCTTCGCTAATCCGACCGGTCTGCTCGCGCTCGGGGAGAACCTCTATGCGGAAACGGCCGCCTCAGGCGAGCCGGTGCTCGGCTACCCGCAGGAGGACGGGCTCGGGCGGCTGGTTCAGGGGAGCCTGGAAGCGAGCAATGTGGAGATCGTGCAGGAGATGGTCGACATGATCACCGCCATGCGCGCCTACGAGGTCAACTCGAAGTCGATCCGCAACAGCGAGGAGATGCTGCAGATCGCCAACAGCCTGGTCCGCTAA
- the flgA gene encoding flagellar basal body P-ring formation chaperone FlgA has product MPLQSATYRIFLVISWAVGLAAVRTAEAQAQAPTSAPELASAAGDGAGSAMPAVLRTQPVAAREIGRGSVLTEEDIRYAPVPEREESWQEAPANLVGWKVRRLIREGEPLRPPAVSPPELVRAGEPVEVLYRGRSVVVRVKGTAAGSGTMGERVLVRVDAHRRLEGVVIGPALVELESNERR; this is encoded by the coding sequence GTGCCACTGCAGTCGGCCACGTACCGGATCTTCCTGGTGATCTCCTGGGCGGTGGGACTGGCGGCAGTTAGGACGGCAGAGGCGCAGGCTCAGGCGCCGACCTCTGCGCCCGAGCTCGCCTCGGCCGCTGGCGACGGGGCCGGTTCTGCCATGCCGGCCGTCTTGAGGACGCAGCCGGTCGCGGCGCGGGAGATCGGACGGGGCTCGGTCCTGACCGAAGAAGACATCCGCTACGCGCCGGTGCCGGAGCGGGAAGAGAGCTGGCAGGAGGCGCCCGCTAATCTGGTCGGATGGAAGGTGCGCCGACTGATCCGGGAAGGAGAGCCGCTGCGTCCCCCGGCGGTGTCACCGCCCGAGCTGGTTCGCGCGGGCGAGCCCGTGGAGGTGCTGTATCGGGGCCGTTCCGTGGTGGTCCGCGTGAAAGGCACCGCGGCCGGTTCAGGCACGATGGGCGAGCGCGTGCTGGTGCGCGTGGACGCGCATCGGCGCCTGGAGGGGGTGGTCATCGGACCGGCCCTCGTCGAACTCGAATCGAATGAGCGCAGGTGA
- a CDS encoding flagellar basal body L-ring protein FlgH — MTRRYTLPAAFLSLFVAATPVQGQDVPSAQPAASAESSQPAAARPRRQSWTSSRRSFVEGDVLTVLVDEHTLAAALKGANNSDRRFRDLGVSVGGGPGMPIPDIDAGISSTNSAESRQRGDLTRENRFRGEMSVRIVEIDPRTGLMRIEGSKVVAVDKHREELTLTGWARPQDVSHNNLLDSWRIADAELIYSSTGNLGKPSQSMLSRILSIFWP, encoded by the coding sequence ATGACACGCAGGTACACCCTTCCGGCCGCCTTCCTGAGCCTGTTCGTCGCAGCGACGCCGGTGCAAGGACAGGACGTCCCCAGCGCGCAACCGGCGGCGAGCGCGGAAAGTTCGCAGCCGGCTGCCGCGCGGCCGCGGCGTCAGTCGTGGACCTCCAGCCGACGCAGTTTCGTCGAAGGCGACGTGCTCACCGTGCTGGTGGACGAGCACACTCTTGCCGCCGCCCTCAAGGGGGCGAACAACAGTGATCGCCGGTTCCGCGATCTCGGCGTCAGTGTGGGTGGAGGTCCGGGCATGCCGATACCTGATATAGACGCGGGGATCTCCAGCACCAACTCCGCCGAGTCGCGCCAGCGTGGTGATCTCACGCGCGAGAACCGTTTTCGCGGCGAGATGAGCGTGCGGATCGTGGAGATCGATCCCCGGACGGGTCTGATGCGCATCGAGGGATCGAAGGTGGTGGCGGTCGACAAGCATCGGGAAGAGCTGACGCTCACCGGGTGGGCACGTCCCCAGGACGTCTCCCATAACAACCTGCTCGATTCCTGGCGCATCGCCGACGCGGAGCTGATCTACTCTTCGACGGGCAACCTCGGTAAGCCGTCGCAGAGCATGCTCTCGCGCATTCTGTCGATCTTCTGGCCATGA